The following proteins come from a genomic window of Micromonospora zamorensis:
- the sucD gene encoding succinate--CoA ligase subunit alpha: MAIWLTKDSKVIVQGMTGSEGSKHTRRMLAAGTNVVGGVNPRKAGQKVDFDGTELPVFASVADAMAETGADVTVIFVPPQFTKAAVVEAIDAAIPLAVVITEGVPVHDTASFWAYNVAKGEQTRIIGPNCPGIASPGASNAGIIPADITGSGRIGLVSKSGTLTYQMMYELRDIGFSTCVGIGGDPIIGTTHIDALAAFEADPETDAIVMIGEIGGDAEERAAEFIKTNVTKPVVGYIAGFTAPPGKTMGHAGAIISGSAGTAEAKQAALEAVGVKVGKTPTETAKLMREIMSGN; the protein is encoded by the coding sequence ATGGCTATCTGGCTGACCAAGGACTCGAAGGTCATCGTCCAGGGGATGACCGGTTCCGAGGGTTCCAAGCACACCCGGCGGATGCTGGCCGCCGGCACGAACGTGGTGGGCGGCGTCAACCCGCGCAAGGCGGGCCAGAAGGTCGACTTCGACGGCACCGAGCTGCCGGTCTTCGCGTCCGTAGCGGACGCGATGGCCGAGACCGGGGCCGACGTCACTGTCATCTTCGTGCCGCCGCAGTTCACCAAGGCCGCAGTGGTCGAGGCGATCGACGCCGCGATCCCGCTGGCCGTGGTGATCACCGAGGGCGTGCCGGTGCACGACACCGCATCGTTCTGGGCGTACAACGTGGCGAAGGGTGAGCAGACCCGGATCATCGGGCCGAACTGCCCCGGCATCGCCTCGCCCGGCGCGTCCAACGCCGGCATCATTCCGGCCGACATCACCGGCTCCGGCCGGATCGGCCTGGTCAGCAAGAGCGGCACGCTGACCTACCAGATGATGTACGAGCTGCGCGACATCGGCTTCTCCACCTGCGTCGGCATCGGCGGTGACCCGATCATCGGGACCACCCACATCGACGCCCTGGCGGCGTTCGAGGCCGACCCGGAGACCGACGCCATCGTCATGATCGGTGAGATCGGTGGCGACGCCGAGGAGCGGGCCGCCGAGTTCATCAAGACCAACGTCACCAAGCCGGTGGTCGGCTACATCGCCGGCTTCACCGCTCCTCCCGGCAAGACCATGGGTCACGCCGGGGCGATCATCTCCGGCTCGGCCGGCACCGCCGAGGCGAAGCAGGCGGCGCTGGAGGCTGTCGGCGTCAAGGTCGGCAAGACGCCGACCGAGACCGCGAAGCTGATGCGGGAGATCATGTCCGGCAACTGA
- the sucC gene encoding ADP-forming succinate--CoA ligase subunit beta, giving the protein MDLYEYQGRDLFERHGLPVLAGGVATTPEEARAIAERLGGRVVVKAQVKVGGRGKAGGVKLAEGAEETVARATDILGMDIKGHTVHKVMITVTADVAEEYYFSYLLDRANRTFLCIASVAGGMDIEQVAADTPDKVVKAPIDAVKGVDEAKAREIVTAAGFPAEVADQVVEIAVGLWQAFVAEDATLVEVNPLAKNGDGRMLLLDAKISLDENAAFRHPDHEALVDQAAVDPLEQAAKAKDLNYVKLDGEVGIIGNGAGLVMSTLDVVAYAGERHGNVKPANFLDIGGGASAAVMANGLEIVLSDPAVKSVFVNVFGGITACDEVANGIIQALALLEQRGEQVSKPLVVRLDGNNAEAGRAILDSANNPLVQRVDTMDGAAERAAELAAAGV; this is encoded by the coding sequence GTGGACCTGTACGAGTACCAGGGGCGGGACCTGTTCGAGCGGCACGGCTTGCCCGTGCTGGCCGGCGGCGTCGCCACTACCCCGGAAGAGGCCCGTGCGATCGCCGAACGCCTCGGCGGTCGCGTGGTCGTCAAGGCGCAGGTGAAGGTCGGCGGCCGAGGTAAGGCCGGCGGCGTCAAGCTCGCCGAGGGCGCCGAGGAGACGGTGGCCCGCGCCACCGACATCCTCGGCATGGACATCAAGGGTCACACCGTCCACAAGGTCATGATCACGGTGACCGCGGACGTGGCCGAGGAGTACTACTTCTCGTACCTGCTCGACCGAGCGAACCGCACCTTCCTCTGCATCGCCAGCGTCGCCGGCGGCATGGACATCGAGCAGGTCGCCGCCGACACCCCCGACAAGGTCGTGAAGGCCCCGATCGACGCCGTTAAGGGCGTGGACGAGGCCAAGGCCCGCGAGATCGTGACCGCCGCCGGCTTCCCGGCCGAGGTCGCCGACCAGGTGGTCGAGATCGCCGTCGGCCTGTGGCAGGCGTTCGTCGCCGAGGACGCCACCCTGGTCGAGGTCAACCCGCTCGCCAAGAACGGCGACGGCCGGATGCTCCTGCTCGACGCCAAGATCAGCCTGGACGAGAACGCGGCGTTCCGGCACCCGGACCACGAGGCGCTGGTCGACCAGGCCGCGGTGGACCCGCTGGAGCAGGCCGCCAAGGCCAAGGACCTCAACTACGTCAAGCTCGACGGCGAGGTCGGCATCATCGGCAACGGCGCGGGTCTGGTCATGTCGACCCTCGACGTGGTCGCGTACGCCGGTGAGCGGCACGGCAACGTCAAGCCGGCCAACTTCCTCGACATCGGCGGTGGCGCGAGCGCCGCGGTGATGGCGAACGGGCTGGAGATCGTGCTCTCCGACCCGGCCGTGAAGAGCGTCTTCGTCAACGTCTTCGGCGGCATCACCGCCTGTGACGAGGTCGCGAACGGCATCATCCAGGCGTTGGCTCTGCTGGAGCAGCGGGGCGAGCAGGTCAGCAAGCCGCTCGTCGTCCGTCTCGACGGCAACAACGCCGAGGCTGGCCGGGCGATCCTGGACAGCGCGAACAACCCGCTCGTGCAGCGGGTGGACACCATGGACGGTGCGGCCGAGCGGGCCGCCGAGCTGGCAGCTGCGGGGGTCTGA
- a CDS encoding cobalamin B12-binding domain-containing protein, with protein MSSRIRVVVAKPGLDGHDRGAKVVARALRDAGMEVVYTGLHQTPEQIVETAIQEDADAVGLSVLSGAHMTLFRRVLELLSERDARDIVVFGGGIIPNGDIPELEKLGVAKIFTPGATTQAIVEWVRQNVAQPVS; from the coding sequence ATGAGCTCTCGTATTCGGGTCGTCGTCGCCAAGCCCGGCCTGGACGGCCATGACCGGGGCGCGAAGGTCGTCGCACGCGCTCTGCGGGACGCGGGCATGGAGGTCGTCTACACCGGCCTGCACCAGACTCCCGAGCAGATCGTGGAGACCGCCATCCAGGAGGACGCCGACGCGGTCGGCCTGTCCGTCCTCTCCGGCGCGCACATGACGCTCTTCCGGCGGGTGCTGGAACTGCTCAGTGAGCGGGACGCCCGCGACATCGTCGTGTTCGGCGGCGGCATCATTCCGAACGGCGACATTCCCGAGTTGGAGAAGCTGGGCGTCGCGAAGATCTTCACGCCGGGCGCCACCACTCAGGCGATTGTCGAGTGGGTCCGGCAGAACGTGGCGCAGCCGGTTTCCTGA
- a CDS encoding M23 family metallopeptidase: MRQRLSSEPDRYRGRRRVPTPPRSRYAAVVTTAFVGAGIVALGASALPDAKDVSPSVLDELKQASVTSQDAAARAENAERASRDSRSKDSAEPEVWLLPLQGYDFNSPYGMRWGKLHTGVDLVAGEGTPYVAIHDGLVTKAGWFGGYGNAVIVQHADGSEAIYGHSSSVSVKEGQQIKAGDQLGLVGQTGHAYGTHLHLEIHVKGQPVDPVPFLQDRGVDIKMQVEAIYNEVAAS; encoded by the coding sequence GTGCGCCAGCGCCTGTCGTCTGAGCCCGATCGATATCGCGGTCGTCGCCGTGTGCCCACCCCACCGCGCAGCCGTTACGCCGCTGTCGTCACCACGGCGTTCGTCGGGGCCGGCATCGTCGCCCTCGGCGCGAGCGCGCTGCCCGACGCCAAGGACGTAAGCCCGTCGGTGCTCGACGAGCTCAAGCAGGCGTCGGTCACCAGTCAGGACGCTGCGGCCCGTGCCGAGAACGCCGAACGCGCCTCGCGGGACAGCCGCAGCAAGGACAGCGCCGAGCCCGAGGTCTGGCTGCTGCCGCTGCAGGGCTACGACTTCAACTCTCCCTACGGGATGCGCTGGGGCAAGCTGCACACCGGTGTGGACCTGGTTGCCGGCGAGGGCACTCCCTACGTGGCGATCCACGACGGGCTGGTCACCAAGGCCGGCTGGTTCGGCGGGTACGGCAACGCGGTGATCGTTCAGCACGCCGACGGCAGCGAGGCCATCTACGGCCACTCCTCCTCGGTGAGCGTGAAGGAAGGCCAGCAGATCAAGGCCGGCGACCAGCTTGGGCTGGTGGGCCAGACGGGCCACGCCTATGGCACGCACCTGCACCTGGAGATCCATGTCAAGGGCCAGCCGGTCGACCCGGTGCCGTTCCTCCAGGACCGCGGAGTGGACATCAAGATGCAAGTCGAGGCAATCTACAACGAGGTAGCCGCCTCCTGA